From one Sorangium aterium genomic stretch:
- a CDS encoding SIMPL domain-containing protein encodes MKNQRSLSRTCLAGLLLSVTPLLAACAAQASPPLANAPEVNTITVVGRGDVSARPDVARAQMGIEVMAPTVHEATKLAAARMTEILAALKNAGLAEKDIQTSNYSIQLVRQSDVPPWMAMGYAPPAPAPAPAAPAAAPAAPAGRGPKPTPTPAPKPPPADLAPAAPPPPTHFYQVSNTVMVVIRKLDQVGAVLDAAVAAGANNVWGVSFGLDETDPLEARAREKAIADARARAEALARLQGVSLGHVVSISEVVEQGPIYAPRPMAASGGYSADIGTPVSSGEVPFGTQVKVVYALESAPATPRK; translated from the coding sequence ATGAAGAACCAGCGCTCCCTGTCCCGCACGTGCCTCGCCGGGCTCCTGCTCTCGGTCACACCGCTCCTCGCCGCGTGCGCGGCGCAGGCGTCGCCGCCCCTGGCCAACGCTCCGGAGGTCAACACCATCACGGTCGTCGGCCGCGGCGACGTCAGCGCGAGGCCTGACGTCGCCCGGGCCCAGATGGGCATCGAGGTGATGGCGCCGACGGTGCACGAGGCGACGAAGCTGGCCGCGGCGCGCATGACCGAGATCCTCGCCGCGCTCAAGAACGCCGGCCTGGCCGAGAAGGACATCCAGACCAGCAACTACTCCATCCAGCTCGTGCGGCAGTCCGACGTGCCGCCCTGGATGGCCATGGGCTACGCGCCGCCGGCGCCCGCGCCCGCGCCGGCGGCGCCGGCCGCGGCGCCCGCGGCGCCCGCGGGGCGCGGACCGAAGCCGACGCCGACGCCCGCGCCGAAGCCGCCGCCTGCCGACCTGGCGCCGGCAGCGCCGCCTCCGCCGACGCACTTCTATCAGGTGAGCAACACGGTGATGGTCGTGATCCGCAAGCTCGATCAGGTCGGGGCGGTGCTCGACGCGGCCGTGGCCGCCGGCGCGAACAACGTCTGGGGCGTCTCGTTCGGCCTCGACGAGACCGACCCGCTCGAGGCGCGCGCGCGGGAGAAGGCGATCGCGGACGCGCGGGCTCGCGCCGAGGCGCTCGCCAGGCTCCAGGGCGTCTCGCTCGGCCACGTCGTCTCGATCAGCGAGGTCGTCGAGCAGGGCCCGATCTACGCCCCCCGCCCCATGGCCGCCTCCGGCGGGTACTCCGCGGACATCGGTACGCCCGTGTCGTCCGGCGAGGTCCCGTTCGGCACGCAGGTGAAGGTCGTCTACGCGCTGGAGAGCGCGCCGGCGACCCCGCGCAAGTGA
- a CDS encoding serine/threonine protein kinase: MLTIPSDEEALGGLQGATIASDLSSSIGYRIVSRAGAGAMFVSFYAVRTAPEGETPVVVKILRPSLFRQMGPSAAVIVKKEAVSLGRLNEQVPPTPFVVRLIDTGTFEVRRGTKALNLPWITIEYVHGGVQGVTLRQRVQGTIQATGHAFDPARATRAIECITSGLSAVHDVGVVHRQLTPESILCCGSGDDELFKISDFGMARPRGIRETIMAGVVGNAGVAPPEMLSADPSTIGPWTDIFNLASVIFFLLTGEEYIIAESQAQALMAAMARARRSIVETRWLHPALRANEQACKSIDFALRWASTGEAQERLQEAVAVAAMLSPYLRPASPISALEQRIVASAGEQRVRAAEEVGPMTVPSTHLKAPVLLKGELGQTLLSPRNAKAAERPSQDRPIEAEIITVPPRASREPAPRLSAVVERWTWSVLHHPSLDSVIRSVAWDGYGRCLAAATGGLLFWNGTSWSEASSGGLPSPQGVRFVHRIGPGRWLIGGDASTLAVYTTGGVTGVFQLPGEPQSHVALSGDLEDMGILVSTTPNDPRPLLHAFIAKRWLRPMPADGVALLAAVARVEDERWLVVGRSSKGEGLVALYAPLDWHLERIPAPPARAFVACAGRPDLGVGIAVGAEGSVVWRYGQSIFTENIEPRRALSAATIDAEGRAWAGSAGRIWVRRGGIPPMAGVWECVWENDAWVGPVVSLFVDGEVVVAITADGGIIEGRVTG; this comes from the coding sequence GTGCTCACAATACCCAGCGATGAAGAGGCCCTCGGAGGTCTGCAGGGTGCCACGATCGCCAGCGACCTCTCGTCAAGCATCGGCTACCGCATCGTGTCGCGCGCCGGGGCCGGGGCGATGTTCGTCTCGTTCTACGCGGTCCGCACCGCGCCCGAAGGCGAGACGCCCGTGGTCGTCAAGATCCTCCGGCCGTCGCTCTTCAGGCAGATGGGTCCGTCAGCGGCCGTCATCGTGAAGAAAGAGGCGGTGTCCCTCGGCCGCCTCAACGAGCAGGTCCCTCCGACCCCCTTCGTGGTCCGGCTCATCGACACCGGCACGTTCGAGGTCCGCCGCGGCACGAAGGCGCTCAATCTTCCCTGGATCACCATCGAGTACGTGCACGGCGGCGTGCAGGGCGTGACGCTCCGGCAGCGGGTGCAGGGGACCATCCAGGCCACGGGCCACGCGTTCGATCCTGCGCGCGCGACGCGCGCCATCGAGTGCATCACGAGCGGGCTGTCGGCGGTGCACGACGTCGGCGTCGTCCATCGGCAGCTCACGCCGGAGAGCATCCTCTGCTGCGGCTCCGGCGACGACGAGCTGTTCAAGATCAGCGACTTCGGCATGGCGCGGCCGCGCGGCATCCGCGAGACGATCATGGCCGGCGTCGTCGGCAACGCCGGGGTCGCGCCGCCGGAGATGCTGTCCGCGGATCCGAGCACGATCGGCCCGTGGACCGACATCTTCAACCTCGCGTCCGTCATCTTCTTCCTGCTCACGGGCGAGGAGTACATCATCGCGGAGTCGCAGGCGCAGGCGCTCATGGCCGCCATGGCGCGCGCGCGCCGGAGCATCGTCGAGACGCGGTGGCTCCACCCCGCGCTGCGCGCCAACGAGCAGGCGTGCAAGTCGATCGACTTCGCGCTCCGCTGGGCGTCCACCGGCGAGGCGCAGGAGCGCCTCCAGGAGGCGGTGGCCGTGGCCGCGATGCTCTCGCCGTACCTCCGCCCCGCCTCGCCGATCTCCGCGCTGGAGCAGCGGATCGTGGCGAGCGCCGGCGAGCAGCGCGTGCGCGCCGCCGAGGAGGTCGGTCCGATGACCGTCCCGTCCACGCACCTGAAGGCGCCGGTGCTGCTCAAGGGGGAGCTCGGCCAGACGCTGCTGTCGCCGCGAAACGCCAAGGCCGCCGAGCGCCCGAGCCAGGACCGCCCGATCGAGGCCGAGATCATCACTGTGCCCCCGCGCGCCTCGCGGGAGCCCGCGCCGCGCCTGTCGGCGGTCGTCGAGCGCTGGACGTGGAGCGTGCTCCACCACCCGAGCCTCGATTCGGTCATCCGGAGCGTGGCCTGGGACGGCTATGGCCGGTGCCTCGCCGCGGCCACGGGGGGGCTGCTCTTCTGGAACGGGACGAGCTGGAGCGAGGCGTCGTCCGGCGGACTCCCGAGCCCGCAGGGCGTGCGCTTCGTGCACCGGATCGGGCCCGGCCGGTGGCTGATCGGCGGCGACGCCTCGACGCTCGCTGTGTACACGACGGGCGGCGTGACGGGCGTCTTCCAGCTGCCGGGAGAGCCGCAGAGCCACGTCGCGCTGAGCGGCGACCTCGAGGACATGGGCATCCTCGTCTCGACGACGCCGAACGATCCGCGGCCGCTCCTCCACGCGTTCATCGCCAAGCGCTGGCTGCGGCCGATGCCGGCCGACGGCGTCGCGCTCCTCGCCGCGGTCGCGCGCGTCGAGGACGAGCGGTGGCTCGTCGTCGGCCGATCGAGCAAGGGCGAGGGGCTCGTCGCGCTCTACGCGCCGCTCGACTGGCACCTGGAGCGCATCCCGGCGCCGCCCGCGCGGGCGTTCGTCGCGTGCGCCGGGCGGCCCGATCTCGGCGTGGGCATCGCCGTCGGCGCGGAGGGGAGCGTCGTCTGGCGGTACGGGCAGAGCATCTTCACGGAGAACATCGAGCCGCGGCGCGCCCTGTCGGCCGCGACGATCGACGCGGAGGGGCGCGCCTGGGCGGGCAGCGCGGGGCGCATCTGGGTGCGGCGCGGCGGCATCCCGCCCATGGCGGGGGTGTGGGAGTGCGTCTGGGAGAACGACGCGTGGGTCGGCCCGGTCGTGTCGCTGTTCGTCGACGGCGAGGTGGTCGTCGCCATCACCGCGGACGGCGGCATCATCGAGGGCCGCGTCACGGGCTGA
- a CDS encoding SpoIIE family protein phosphatase produces MAAKRHTIALLTDYLCGEYQSEARFGVERAAEAHGVNLIVAFGETRARQGYTLDARGGIYSLIGATTVDGAVIMSSALTNYVGSEGAHEFCRAFAPLPVCSVGLALDGIPSVIVDNAVGGEAAVAHVLDDHACKRVAYISGPANNEEAKLRAGAYRRALEARALPYDERLFVYGDFLIDGGRRAMRELLGRRVEFDAVVAGNDNMALGAMDTLKAHGVDIPGDVLVCGFDDVAVSRVTRPSLTTVRHPIKELGALAVETVVRQLRGERVPECSLLPVELTRRESCGCGYYSALPRPTGAPPRREPLSVAAQQEPLERALARCVTVPAASLQAWPRELLSALEEELTGREDRFLTALQDVLDAAAREGVALDQFQGAITLLRAKIGRAPGRASDDRLERLWHTCRVLISNASVRAEGEKRLYLERASVNLSWTGMFFSTCLGMPTLRRTLAAELPKLDLTHVAISLFDDPQRATLQSLFLMENSREVEPPPGTFASACLAPPGFLSSSERWSVVAMPLTFGETEHYGIALVNSGANETVYDAVRLQIGSAMKAVSMHREIVRHVEIRERLEQERVDQETLVAKHIQTTLVPAHLLVDGLELSAMMRPAAEVGGDYYDVLPTRDGGWLGIGDVAGHGLVAGLVMLMIQSMVAAMTRRDPSARPSEVVSALNRAIYDNIRDRLKRDEHATLLLLRYERGGRVTFAGAHDDIIVCRARTRRSECIPSSGVWVGVLPSIDAMTRDAELLLEDGDLLVLYSDGVTEARNAHREQFGLSRLCSTVEAAQDTPVDDIRDRILREVDGWCPSPDDDITLVVARYRAPR; encoded by the coding sequence ATGGCGGCGAAGCGCCACACGATCGCCCTCCTGACCGACTATCTTTGCGGCGAGTACCAGTCCGAGGCGCGCTTCGGGGTCGAGCGCGCGGCCGAGGCGCACGGCGTCAACCTCATCGTGGCCTTCGGCGAGACGCGCGCCCGCCAGGGCTACACGCTGGACGCCCGGGGCGGGATCTATTCGCTCATCGGCGCGACGACGGTCGATGGGGCGGTGATCATGTCGTCGGCGCTCACCAACTACGTCGGCTCCGAGGGAGCGCACGAGTTCTGCCGAGCGTTCGCGCCCTTGCCCGTGTGCAGCGTGGGGCTCGCGCTGGACGGCATCCCGAGCGTCATCGTCGACAACGCGGTCGGGGGGGAGGCGGCGGTCGCGCACGTGCTCGACGATCACGCGTGCAAGCGCGTCGCCTACATCAGCGGGCCGGCCAACAACGAGGAGGCGAAGCTGCGCGCCGGGGCGTACCGGAGGGCCCTCGAGGCGCGCGCGCTCCCCTATGACGAGCGCCTCTTCGTGTACGGCGATTTTCTGATCGACGGCGGCCGCCGCGCGATGCGCGAGCTCCTCGGGCGCAGGGTCGAGTTCGATGCCGTCGTCGCCGGCAACGACAACATGGCCCTCGGCGCGATGGACACGCTGAAGGCGCACGGCGTCGACATCCCTGGCGACGTCCTCGTGTGCGGGTTCGACGACGTCGCCGTCTCGCGCGTCACCAGGCCGTCGTTGACGACCGTCCGCCATCCGATCAAGGAGCTCGGGGCGCTCGCCGTCGAGACCGTCGTGCGCCAGCTCCGCGGCGAGCGTGTGCCGGAGTGCAGCCTCCTTCCCGTCGAGCTCACGCGGCGCGAGTCGTGCGGCTGCGGCTACTATTCTGCCCTCCCGCGCCCGACCGGGGCGCCTCCGCGCCGCGAGCCGCTCTCCGTCGCCGCGCAGCAGGAGCCCCTGGAGCGCGCGCTCGCGCGGTGCGTGACGGTCCCGGCGGCGTCGCTTCAGGCCTGGCCCCGAGAGCTGCTGTCGGCGCTCGAGGAGGAGCTGACGGGGCGGGAGGACCGCTTCCTGACGGCGCTCCAGGACGTCCTCGACGCGGCGGCGCGCGAGGGCGTCGCCCTCGACCAGTTCCAGGGCGCGATCACGCTGCTCCGCGCGAAGATCGGCCGGGCGCCCGGCCGCGCCTCCGACGACCGCCTCGAGCGGCTCTGGCACACGTGCCGCGTCCTGATCAGCAACGCCTCCGTGCGCGCCGAGGGCGAGAAGCGGCTGTACCTGGAGCGCGCGTCGGTCAACCTCAGCTGGACCGGCATGTTCTTCTCGACCTGCCTGGGCATGCCCACCCTCCGGCGCACGCTCGCGGCGGAGCTGCCGAAGCTGGATCTCACGCACGTCGCCATATCGCTCTTCGACGACCCCCAGCGCGCCACCTTGCAGTCGCTCTTTCTGATGGAGAACAGCCGCGAGGTGGAGCCGCCGCCCGGGACCTTCGCGTCCGCGTGCCTCGCGCCGCCCGGATTCCTGAGCTCGTCGGAGCGCTGGAGCGTCGTCGCGATGCCGCTCACGTTCGGGGAGACGGAGCACTACGGCATCGCGCTCGTCAACAGCGGCGCGAACGAGACGGTCTACGACGCGGTGCGCCTCCAGATCGGCTCCGCGATGAAGGCGGTGTCGATGCACCGGGAGATCGTCCGGCACGTGGAGATCCGCGAGCGGCTGGAGCAGGAGAGGGTCGATCAGGAGACCCTCGTCGCGAAGCACATCCAGACCACGCTCGTCCCGGCGCACCTCTTGGTGGACGGGCTCGAGCTCTCCGCGATGATGCGGCCGGCCGCGGAGGTCGGCGGCGACTACTACGACGTGCTCCCGACGCGGGATGGCGGGTGGCTCGGGATCGGCGACGTCGCGGGGCACGGGCTCGTGGCGGGCCTCGTCATGTTGATGATCCAGAGCATGGTCGCGGCCATGACCCGCAGGGATCCGAGCGCCCGCCCGAGCGAGGTCGTCTCGGCGCTCAACCGGGCGATCTACGACAACATCCGCGACCGGCTGAAGCGCGACGAGCACGCGACCCTGCTGCTGCTGCGCTACGAGCGCGGCGGGCGGGTGACGTTCGCGGGCGCGCACGACGACATCATCGTGTGCCGCGCGAGGACGCGGAGGAGCGAGTGCATCCCGAGCTCCGGCGTGTGGGTCGGCGTCCTGCCGTCCATCGACGCGATGACCAGGGACGCCGAGCTCCTCCTCGAGGACGGCGACCTGCTCGTGCTCTACAGCGACGGGGTGACGGAGGCGCGCAACGCGCACCGGGAGCAGTTCGGGCTCTCGCGGCTCTGCTCCACCGTCGAAGCCGCCCAGGACACGCCTGTCGACGACATCCGCGACCGGATCCTGCGGGAGGTCGACGGCTGGTGCCCGAGCCCGGACGACGACATCACGCTCGTCGTGGCCAGGTACCGCGCGCCGCGGTGA
- a CDS encoding PQQ-dependent sugar dehydrogenase: protein MRDATLWQNAPGWNDSASPNLSTGWAAGAGRRRSVVYFGLSPVPVGATVLSASLVFHQTYAVESSAVSVHRVTIPWDERTVTWSSLGDSGFEGESAATIAAEAGVGARAADVSALVQSWALGTARNDGVLLAEGDEERAHTTYLRSSEIGSAQERPRLDVCYVTCSDGVMNGLEVGLDCGGPRCAPCTGATVGTSSAAVSSAAASSAAVSSAAVSSAAASSSTGASSAAGDPCAGAAALPPDPLPPARLSETGLYADITTRSRAAGTREFRPAYELWSDGAAKRRFVYLPPCSTVDTSDMDHWSLPVGARFWKEFRAEGVAVETRFIHRFGPGIDDWLFAAYAWDPARNDAFLVEEGVEDARGTAHDIPRTADCWECHGKLPERVLGFSALQLSHDGPGETIASLSDAGWLTVPMRGGVRPPGDARAAAALGYLHANCGNCHNSTGVATLRTRLLAANTTVESTDTYTTGVRVTPSFWEPGALYRITPGDPESSAVVRRMENRGSRAQMPPIASDAADAAGLAAVRSWIEDLGPPPEAGSGGGSAGSGAGGASVGVSSTSASSGSGASSGGSGASSGGSGASSGGSGASSGGSGAACAGVPRLKLTQVAAGLATPVFLASPPGDRSRMFVLEKDGIVRLIKDGVLRSTPFLELRGGASCPPARPASANPLVCAPSPTAEGGLLGMAFHPGYASNGRFWLFYTAAPRGNVTIAEFRRSASNPDVADTSAGSVPVRTLLDANHGGWNHVGGTLAFGPDGYLYASVGDSAVTPYSASPAKDLSSPLGKILRIDVDSGLGPSGNLSGAGVNPLVWDYGLRNPWRISFDRSTGDLYIADVGQNAWEELDIEPARTGRRNYGWPAMEGDHCVAAGCSRVGVAPAVEHSHSSGEGGSITGGYVYRGSAIPCLRGRYVYGDYGTHRFWTLRWDGSRVRDHVEITADLESRLPAASFGEDAAGELYVVMLTGEVFRVDPR, encoded by the coding sequence GTGAGAGATGCGACACTGTGGCAAAACGCTCCGGGGTGGAACGACTCCGCATCTCCGAACCTCTCGACGGGGTGGGCCGCGGGCGCCGGCCGCCGCCGGTCTGTCGTGTACTTCGGGCTCTCTCCCGTGCCGGTCGGCGCGACGGTCCTCTCTGCCTCGCTGGTCTTCCATCAGACGTACGCGGTGGAGAGCAGCGCTGTGAGCGTACACCGCGTCACGATCCCGTGGGACGAGCGCACCGTCACCTGGTCGAGCCTCGGGGACAGCGGCTTTGAAGGCGAGAGCGCGGCGACCATCGCGGCCGAGGCGGGCGTCGGCGCTCGGGCGGCGGACGTGTCGGCGCTCGTGCAGTCGTGGGCGCTCGGGACGGCGCGGAACGACGGCGTGCTGCTCGCCGAGGGCGACGAGGAGCGCGCCCACACGACCTACCTGAGGAGCAGCGAGATCGGCAGCGCGCAGGAGCGCCCCAGGCTCGACGTCTGTTACGTGACCTGCTCGGACGGGGTGATGAACGGCCTCGAGGTGGGCCTCGACTGCGGAGGGCCGCGCTGCGCTCCCTGCACGGGCGCGACGGTCGGCACGTCGAGCGCCGCCGTGTCGAGCGCCGCCGCGTCGAGCGCCGCCGTGTCGAGCGCCGCCGTGTCGAGCGCCGCCGCGTCGAGCTCGACGGGCGCGTCGAGCGCGGCGGGCGATCCGTGCGCCGGCGCGGCCGCGCTGCCGCCCGATCCGCTGCCGCCCGCGCGGCTCTCCGAGACCGGGCTCTACGCCGACATCACGACCCGATCGCGGGCGGCGGGCACGCGCGAGTTTCGTCCTGCTTACGAGCTCTGGTCGGACGGGGCCGCGAAGCGGCGCTTCGTGTACCTGCCGCCCTGCTCCACCGTCGACACGAGCGACATGGATCACTGGTCGCTGCCCGTCGGCGCGCGCTTCTGGAAGGAGTTCCGCGCGGAGGGCGTGGCCGTGGAGACGCGGTTCATCCACCGGTTCGGGCCGGGCATCGATGACTGGCTGTTCGCCGCGTACGCGTGGGATCCTGCGAGGAACGACGCGTTCCTCGTCGAGGAGGGCGTCGAGGACGCGCGCGGGACCGCGCACGACATCCCCCGGACCGCGGACTGCTGGGAGTGCCACGGCAAGCTCCCGGAGCGCGTCCTCGGCTTCAGCGCGCTGCAGCTGAGCCACGATGGACCGGGCGAGACGATCGCGTCCCTGAGCGACGCCGGGTGGCTCACCGTCCCGATGCGGGGAGGGGTGCGCCCGCCGGGCGACGCCCGGGCGGCCGCCGCGCTCGGCTATCTCCATGCGAACTGCGGCAATTGCCACAACAGCACAGGCGTCGCGACCCTGCGGACACGCCTCCTCGCGGCGAACACCACGGTGGAGAGCACCGATACGTACACGACCGGCGTGCGCGTGACGCCCAGCTTCTGGGAGCCCGGCGCGCTCTACCGGATCACGCCGGGAGATCCCGAGTCGAGCGCCGTCGTGCGCCGGATGGAGAACCGCGGCTCCAGGGCCCAGATGCCCCCGATCGCGTCGGACGCCGCCGACGCGGCGGGCCTCGCGGCTGTCCGCTCCTGGATCGAGGACCTCGGGCCGCCGCCCGAGGCAGGGAGCGGCGGCGGCAGCGCAGGCAGCGGCGCAGGCGGCGCGAGCGTTGGCGTCAGCAGCACGAGCGCGAGCTCCGGCTCCGGCGCCAGCAGCGGCGGCTCCGGCGCCAGCAGCGGCGGCTCCGGCGCCAGCAGCGGCGGCTCCGGCGCCAGCAGCGGCGGCTCCGGCGCCGCGTGCGCCGGGGTGCCGCGCCTGAAGCTCACGCAGGTCGCGGCCGGCCTGGCGACCCCCGTCTTCCTCGCCAGCCCGCCGGGCGACCGATCGAGGATGTTCGTCCTCGAAAAGGACGGCATCGTCCGCCTGATCAAGGACGGTGTCCTCCGGTCCACCCCGTTCCTCGAACTCCGGGGCGGCGCCTCGTGCCCGCCGGCGCGGCCGGCGAGCGCGAACCCGCTCGTGTGCGCGCCCAGCCCGACCGCGGAAGGCGGGCTGCTCGGGATGGCGTTTCACCCGGGCTACGCGAGCAACGGCAGGTTCTGGCTCTTCTACACCGCCGCGCCGAGGGGCAACGTCACGATCGCCGAGTTCCGCCGCTCGGCCTCGAACCCCGATGTCGCGGACACGTCGGCGGGGAGCGTGCCTGTCCGGACGCTCCTTGACGCGAATCACGGCGGCTGGAACCACGTGGGCGGCACGCTCGCGTTCGGCCCCGACGGCTACCTCTACGCGTCCGTGGGCGACTCGGCTGTCACGCCGTATTCGGCCTCTCCGGCCAAGGACCTCTCGTCTCCGCTCGGCAAGATCCTGCGGATCGACGTGGACAGCGGGCTCGGCCCTTCAGGCAACCTCTCCGGCGCGGGCGTGAACCCGCTCGTCTGGGACTACGGCCTGCGCAATCCATGGCGCATCAGCTTCGACCGGAGCACCGGGGATCTCTACATCGCCGACGTGGGACAGAACGCGTGGGAAGAGCTCGACATCGAGCCCGCGCGCACCGGGCGGCGCAATTACGGGTGGCCGGCGATGGAGGGTGACCACTGCGTCGCCGCCGGGTGCTCCCGCGTCGGCGTCGCGCCCGCCGTGGAGCACAGCCACTCGAGCGGGGAGGGCGGCTCGATCACGGGCGGCTACGTCTACCGCGGGTCAGCGATCCCGTGCCTCCGGGGAAGGTACGTTTACGGCGACTACGGGACGCACCGCTTCTGGACGCTGCGGTGGGACGGCTCGCGGGTGCGGGATCACGTCGAGATCACGGCGGACCTCGAGTCGCGCCTGCCCGCGGCCTCGTTCGGCGAGGACGCCGCCGGCGAGCTCTATGTCGTCATGCTGACCGGCGAGGTGTTCCGCGTCGATCCGAGGTGA